In a single window of the Bacteroidota bacterium genome:
- a CDS encoding OmpA family protein: protein MRNIFVFALILAVAVTAGCVSGRKYEEEVARRKAAEAELATAKTSNQNYETQVNELNRQLTETNKQLDGLRRDTSICGTSFRRITAQYDQLLANYELLLKQNRELMQRTTTENTQLVGKLNLTQEQLIRKEDSLRRVDISMRAQKRSLDSLTTELGKREARVKELEAALAAKDQALNDIRLKVKQALVGFEGNGLTIEQKNGKIYVSMEDKLLFATGSTKVQPKGEEALKTLSNVLAANTDINVMVEGHTDDVPMKGAGEIKDNWDLSVMRATSVTKILLQNKAIDPKRITAAGHGEHMPVDAAKTPEARAKNRRTDIVLTPKLDELFKVLGN, encoded by the coding sequence ATGAGAAACATTTTCGTTTTTGCATTGATACTTGCCGTGGCTGTAACAGCCGGTTGTGTGAGCGGGAGAAAGTATGAAGAAGAAGTAGCACGCCGTAAAGCGGCCGAAGCCGAACTGGCCACCGCCAAAACCAGCAACCAGAACTACGAAACACAGGTAAACGAGCTTAACCGCCAGCTTACCGAAACCAACAAACAGCTCGACGGGCTGCGCCGCGATACGTCGATTTGCGGCACATCTTTCCGCCGTATTACCGCACAGTACGACCAGCTGCTGGCCAACTACGAATTGCTGCTCAAGCAAAACCGCGAACTCATGCAGCGCACCACCACCGAAAACACACAGCTGGTGGGCAAACTCAACTTGACTCAGGAACAACTTATCCGCAAGGAAGATTCGCTGCGTCGTGTGGACATCAGCATGCGCGCACAGAAACGCTCGCTCGACTCGCTGACAACCGAGCTTGGCAAACGCGAAGCCCGTGTGAAAGAACTCGAAGCCGCACTGGCTGCAAAAGATCAGGCGCTTAACGATATCCGACTCAAAGTAAAACAGGCGCTCGTGGGCTTTGAAGGAAACGGACTTACCATTGAACAGAAAAACGGTAAGATTTATGTGTCGATGGAAGACAAACTCCTCTTTGCCACCGGAAGCACCAAAGTGCAGCCCAAAGGCGAAGAAGCACTAAAAACACTGTCCAATGTACTCGCCGCCAACACGGATATTAATGTAATGGTAGAAGGCCACACCGACGATGTGCCCATGAAAGGTGCCGGCGAAATAAAAGACAACTGGGACCTCAGCGTAATGCGCGCCACTTCGGTAACCAAAATTCTGCTGCAGAACAAAGCCATCGATCCCAAGCGTATTACTGCGGCCGGACACGGTGAACACATGCCTGTAGATGCCGCCAAAACACCCGAAGCACGCGCCAAAAACCGCCGAACCGATATTGTACTCACGCCTAAACTGGATGAGTTGTTTAAAGTGCTGGGGAACTAA
- a CDS encoding methyltransferase domain-containing protein, whose product MQIANPAFDYNAHGQHYSQIRRADKHIAAHIHHALGNAHTVLNVGAGAGSYEPEDKYVVAVEPSARMRMQRLEAGKNPAVNGVAGALPFDDNAFDAVMAMVTVHHWPDIEQGLRELHRVAKNKVVIMTFDPDALHEFWNVHYFPELIEVEKTRYPKIERITAALGDNCEVIKIPVTLHCTDGFQEAFFGRPEMFLLPEVRKSQSAWGFLKPGEEELLVKRLETELMSGEWDKKYGHLRTQPEYTAALRLIVARK is encoded by the coding sequence ATGCAAATCGCAAACCCGGCTTTCGACTACAACGCACACGGGCAGCACTACAGCCAGATACGCCGTGCCGACAAACACATAGCCGCCCACATACACCACGCTCTCGGCAATGCGCACACCGTGCTCAATGTAGGCGCAGGTGCGGGCTCGTATGAACCGGAAGATAAGTATGTGGTGGCCGTTGAACCTTCAGCACGCATGCGCATGCAGCGACTGGAAGCGGGCAAAAATCCGGCTGTAAATGGTGTGGCAGGTGCATTACCGTTTGATGATAATGCATTTGATGCCGTAATGGCTATGGTTACCGTACACCACTGGCCCGACATTGAACAGGGCCTGCGCGAACTACATCGCGTAGCAAAAAACAAGGTGGTCATAATGACATTTGATCCCGATGCCCTGCACGAATTCTGGAACGTGCATTATTTCCCCGAGCTCATTGAAGTGGAAAAAACCCGCTACCCGAAAATCGAACGCATTACAGCCGCACTGGGCGATAATTGCGAAGTGATAAAAATTCCGGTTACCCTGCATTGTACCGACGGTTTTCAGGAAGCATTTTTCGGACGCCCCGAAATGTTTCTGCTTCCTGAAGTGCGTAAGTCGCAATCGGCCTGGGGCTTTCTGAAACCGGGCGAGGAAGAGCTGCTCGTGAAACGTCTGGAAACCGAACTTATGTCGGGCGAGTGGGATAAAAAGTACGGACATCTCCGCACACAACCTGAATACACGGCGGCATTGCGATTGATTGTTGCGCGAAAATAA
- a CDS encoding flippase-like domain-containing protein: MAESSRLRSAIRIGIFLLIGGALVVLPFLWFTPEEKAAFFDAVKRADYFWMVVAIGIGFLAHLSRAVRWRMLMEPLNHHPRLSTTFAAVMIGYLANYAVPRLGEVSRCGVLNRYDKVPFTESFGTVIVERLFDLLTMVLICVITLILQFDKLSLAADQFLFSKIRAFGAGILHSPTKLIILALVLAAGVAGWLFIRKRLKGALGDKVRGFVKGFTDGLKAVRRLRSPWLFLMHSLFIWAMYWMALFVCFFCLPETSHFTLNDALILLIFGTIGVVFTPGGLGAYQGLVAGVLFTLYKFPTEIGTAFGWIAWVPQLLCVLFFGLLSIIMLPLLNRKNT; the protein is encoded by the coding sequence ATGGCCGAAAGCAGCCGCCTGCGCAGTGCGATACGCATCGGGATTTTTCTGCTTATTGGCGGGGCGCTGGTGGTATTGCCGTTTCTGTGGTTTACACCCGAAGAAAAGGCCGCGTTTTTCGATGCCGTAAAGCGGGCCGATTATTTCTGGATGGTGGTAGCCATTGGCATTGGCTTTCTGGCGCACCTGAGCCGCGCGGTACGTTGGCGAATGCTCATGGAGCCGCTCAACCACCATCCGCGCCTGAGCACCACGTTTGCAGCGGTTATGATTGGCTATTTAGCCAACTATGCCGTGCCGCGTTTGGGCGAAGTATCGCGCTGCGGTGTGCTTAACCGCTACGACAAAGTACCTTTTACTGAGTCGTTCGGCACTGTAATCGTGGAGCGCCTTTTCGATTTGCTGACCATGGTGCTTATTTGCGTAATTACGCTTATTCTGCAATTCGATAAGCTCTCGCTGGCGGCCGATCAGTTTTTGTTTTCCAAAATCCGCGCCTTTGGTGCCGGCATTCTGCACAGCCCCACAAAACTTATCATTCTGGCGCTGGTGCTGGCGGCGGGTGTGGCGGGCTGGCTGTTTATCCGCAAACGCCTCAAAGGTGCGCTGGGCGATAAAGTACGCGGCTTCGTAAAAGGCTTTACCGACGGACTCAAAGCCGTTCGCCGGCTGCGCAGTCCGTGGCTGTTTCTGATGCATTCGCTCTTTATCTGGGCCATGTACTGGATGGCGCTCTTTGTGTGCTTTTTCTGCTTGCCCGAAACCTCGCATTTCACACTCAACGATGCACTTATACTGCTCATCTTCGGCACTATCGGCGTAGTGTTTACGCCGGGCGGACTTGGCGCTTATCAGGGTCTTGTGGCGGGCGTGCTGTTTACGCTTTACAAATTCCCCACCGAAATAGGCACCGCCTTCGGGTGGATTGCCTGGGTGCCGCAGCTGTTGTGCGTGCTGTTTTTCGGACTGCTTTCGATAATTATGCTTCCGCTGCTAAACCGCAAAAACACATGA
- the radA gene encoding DNA repair protein RadA — MAKTKSVYFCQNCGAQSPKWIGKCPSCGEWNTYAEEIVSKVSHPQAPAFVSKSSGGRVARPQLLSAVTVGEEVRLPVYDKELSRVLGGGLVPGSLILFGGEPGIGKSTLMLQLAVNLKGMRVLYVSGEESEQQIRMRAERIGIHNPDCFILTETSTQHIFQQIAEIEPQLLIIDSIQTLHTAHVESSPGSVSQVRECAAELLRYAKESDVPVFLIGHITKEGSLAGPKVLEHMVDTVLQFEGDRNHVYRLLRTVKNRFGSTSELGIYEMQGSGLREVSNPSEILITAREEPVSGVTIAVLLEGMRPMLIETQALVSTAAYGTPQRSSTGFDLRRLAMLLAVLEKRCGFRLGQKDVFLNIAGGLKVEDPGIDLAVVCAVLSSNADIPIAPGVCFAAEVGLSGEIRPVNRIEQRIAEAEKLGFKEIYISKYHKGLKPGDYGIKLHQVGKIEEVFGGLFG; from the coding sequence ATGGCCAAAACCAAGTCTGTTTATTTCTGTCAAAACTGCGGTGCGCAGTCGCCCAAGTGGATTGGTAAATGCCCTTCGTGCGGGGAGTGGAACACGTATGCGGAGGAAATTGTGAGCAAGGTTTCACATCCTCAGGCTCCGGCGTTTGTGAGTAAGTCGTCGGGCGGGCGGGTGGCCAGGCCGCAGTTGCTGAGTGCTGTTACCGTGGGCGAAGAAGTGCGGCTGCCGGTTTACGACAAAGAGCTGAGCCGTGTGCTTGGCGGCGGACTGGTGCCGGGTTCGCTCATTCTTTTTGGCGGCGAGCCGGGCATTGGCAAATCCACACTCATGCTGCAACTGGCCGTAAACCTCAAAGGCATGCGTGTGCTGTATGTGTCGGGCGAGGAAAGTGAACAGCAGATACGCATGCGCGCCGAGCGTATTGGCATTCATAATCCCGATTGTTTCATTCTCACCGAAACGAGCACGCAGCATATTTTCCAGCAGATTGCTGAAATAGAGCCGCAACTGCTTATCATCGACTCGATACAAACCCTGCATACGGCACATGTAGAATCATCGCCGGGCAGTGTGTCGCAGGTGCGCGAGTGTGCGGCTGAGCTTTTGCGCTATGCCAAAGAGTCGGATGTGCCGGTGTTTCTCATCGGCCATATTACCAAGGAAGGTTCGCTGGCCGGGCCCAAGGTACTTGAGCACATGGTGGATACCGTGCTTCAGTTTGAAGGCGACCGCAACCATGTGTATCGTTTGCTGCGCACCGTGAAAAACCGTTTCGGCAGCACTTCCGAGCTTGGCATTTATGAAATGCAGGGCAGCGGCCTGCGCGAAGTAAGTAACCCTTCGGAAATTCTCATCACCGCGCGCGAAGAACCGGTGAGCGGAGTAACCATAGCCGTACTGCTCGAAGGCATGCGGCCCATGCTCATTGAAACGCAGGCATTGGTAAGTACTGCGGCCTACGGCACACCGCAACGCTCAAGCACCGGTTTCGATTTGCGCCGCTTAGCCATGCTGCTCGCCGTACTCGAAAAACGTTGCGGCTTCCGCCTCGGACAAAAAGATGTATTCCTGAACATAGCCGGCGGCCTCAAAGTAGAAGACCCCGGCATTGACCTTGCCGTGGTGTGCGCCGTACTTTCCAGCAATGCCGATATTCCCATTGCTCCCGGCGTGTGCTTTGCCGCCGAAGTAGGCCTGAGCGGCGAAATACGCCCTGTAAACCGCATTGAGCAGCGCATTGCCGAAGCCGAGAAATTAGGCTTTAAGGAAATTTATATTTCCAAATACCACAAAGGCTTAAAGCCCGGCGATTACGGCATTAAGCTGCATCAGGTGGGGAAAATTGAGGAAGTGTTTGGCGGGTTGTTCGGGTAA
- a CDS encoding LD-carboxypeptidase, producing the protein MHRSNRRLFLQRALALAAASALTPALRAQPQSERKLLRPPRLRKGDFIALTAPAGAIFNDESIQKATLAIEAAGFRVMHGDTLKLRHGYLAGTDAQRAAELQQLFENRNVHGIVAMRGGWGCARLLPLLDLQKAAANPKVLSGFSDITTLLLAFQAHTGMVTFHGPVGNSTWEGFTTTQFLQLTTQTGPHTLRLLPGQNHGVLHGGKNTGILLGGNLTVLCALLGTPWQPDFTNAILFLEETEEEPYAIDRLLTQLELAGALRKLSGIVWGACTKCDAEEPDKSFTLTEVLQQKLGNLGIPVVTGFPFGHVRDKLTLPLGVSCTLDADNGTLTLLESAVS; encoded by the coding sequence ATGCATCGCAGCAACCGTCGTTTATTTCTGCAACGCGCACTGGCGCTTGCCGCCGCATCGGCACTTACGCCCGCGCTTCGCGCGCAGCCGCAAAGTGAACGCAAACTCCTCAGGCCGCCGCGTTTGCGTAAAGGCGATTTTATTGCACTCACTGCGCCTGCCGGCGCCATCTTTAACGACGAAAGCATACAAAAGGCCACGCTGGCCATTGAAGCGGCCGGCTTTCGCGTTATGCACGGCGACACGCTCAAACTCCGCCACGGCTACCTCGCCGGCACCGATGCACAACGCGCTGCCGAACTTCAACAACTCTTCGAAAACCGCAATGTACACGGCATCGTAGCCATGCGCGGCGGCTGGGGCTGCGCACGTTTGCTCCCGCTGCTCGATTTGCAAAAAGCTGCGGCAAACCCAAAAGTGCTAAGCGGTTTCAGCGATATTACCACACTGCTGCTTGCCTTTCAGGCACACACCGGTATGGTTACGTTTCACGGCCCGGTGGGCAATTCCACCTGGGAAGGTTTTACCACTACACAATTCCTGCAACTCACCACCCAAACAGGCCCGCACACGTTGCGCTTGTTACCCGGTCAAAATCATGGCGTTTTACACGGCGGTAAAAACACCGGCATCCTGCTGGGCGGAAACCTCACCGTACTCTGCGCACTGCTGGGCACACCCTGGCAACCCGACTTTACCAACGCCATCCTCTTCCTCGAAGAAACCGAAGAAGAACCCTACGCCATAGACCGCCTCCTCACGCAACTCGAACTGGCCGGCGCATTGCGCAAACTCAGCGGCATTGTGTGGGGCGCCTGCACCAAATGCGACGCCGAAGAGCCCGACAAATCGTTTACACTTACCGAAGTGCTGCAGCAAAAACTTGGCAATCTGGGCATCCCGGTAGTTACCGGTTTCCCCTTTGGACATGTGCGCGATAAACTCACCCTGCCCCTGGGTGTTTCCTGCACACTCGATGCCGATAACGGCACGCTTACGCTCCTCGAAAGTGCAGTGAGCTGA
- the rfaE2 gene encoding D-glycero-beta-D-manno-heptose 1-phosphate adenylyltransferase, producing the protein MSRKIMTREALAPLLEQMRFFGRKVVFTNGCFDLLHLGHVDYLAKAAAFGDYFIVGLNSDASVKLLNKGAARPLQDERSRSHILAALQVVDAVVLFDEETPYELIKAIQPDVLVKGADYKVEQIAGHDIVLARGGKVELVEFVPGYSTSAIERKIKSE; encoded by the coding sequence ATGAGCCGCAAAATAATGACCCGCGAAGCACTGGCTCCGCTGCTGGAGCAGATGCGCTTTTTCGGCCGTAAAGTGGTTTTCACCAACGGCTGCTTTGACCTGCTGCATCTTGGTCATGTCGATTACTTAGCTAAAGCAGCTGCGTTTGGCGATTATTTTATTGTTGGCCTCAACAGCGATGCATCGGTGAAACTGCTCAACAAAGGCGCTGCACGTCCGCTGCAGGACGAACGCTCGCGCAGCCACATTCTGGCCGCGTTGCAGGTAGTAGATGCGGTGGTGCTGTTTGACGAGGAAACGCCCTACGAACTCATCAAAGCCATACAGCCCGATGTACTGGTGAAAGGCGCCGATTACAAAGTAGAGCAGATTGCCGGACACGATATTGTGCTGGCACGCGGCGGAAAAGTAGAACTTGTTGAGTTTGTGCCGGGCTATTCCACATCGGCCATTGAGCGCAAGATTAAGAGCGAATAA
- a CDS encoding aspartate 1-decarboxylase: MLIQVMKSKIHRVRVTEADLNYIGSITIDENLMEAANLQENEKVQVVNINNGERLETYVITGARGSGVICLNGPAARKVAVGDIVIVIGYGLMEQEAAKSFRPAVVFPDEVTNQIRS; the protein is encoded by the coding sequence ATGCTCATACAAGTGATGAAATCCAAGATCCACCGGGTTCGGGTAACCGAGGCGGATCTCAATTACATTGGCAGTATTACCATTGATGAAAATCTGATGGAAGCCGCCAACCTCCAGGAAAACGAAAAAGTACAGGTGGTAAACATCAACAACGGCGAACGGTTAGAGACGTATGTCATAACCGGTGCGCGCGGTTCGGGTGTAATCTGCCTCAACGGGCCGGCGGCGCGTAAAGTAGCCGTGGGCGATATTGTAATTGTAATCGGCTACGGCCTTATGGAGCAGGAGGCGGCAAAAAGTTTCCGCCCCGCCGTAGTGTTCCCCGACGAAGTCACCAACCAAATCCGCTCCTGA
- a CDS encoding MFS transporter — protein sequence MNLSFRLLNNIFGWGIFLIAAFTYCSTIESTTSFWDCGEYIACAYKLEVGHPPGAPTFLIIGRAFSLMAADESMVAYWVNMSSALSSAFTILFMFWSLTLLGRRLVNAMGQAFEGGRMWAVLGSAAIGSLAYTFSDSFWFSAVEGEVYAMSSFFTAVVFWAILRWDADDSDRADRWLVFIAYMVGLSIGVHLLNLLAIPAIVFVVYFKKYKPSTQGVLLTGVISVILLGAIQNGIIPGIVSGIANYELFFVNTFGLPFNSGTIIFMLLLIGFVVSGIYYTVTGSAQVRKIFYVSTGLFFLFAFLGGLIYTKYGMIFITAAATGGLIYYFRNNLRVLNTALMSFAVLLIGYSTIAVLVIRSQANTPMDENNPENAISLLSYLNREQYGDWPLLYGPYYNAMLDDQNPADDGVPVYGRNEVTGEYGIVDSRKQSIYNFDEELSTLLPRMWEMNNRSHVPEYEYWGNVKKNRRKTPYVDPKTANTEDPQPLYVPTMGANLRYMFKFQMGWMYWRYFGWNFVGRQNDIQGHQPGLYGESMSGITALDGSKMKNQPVRLANNKARNAFFYLPLLLGIIGLLFHFSRDWRSALVVLLLFLFTGLAIVFYLNQYPLQPRERDYAYVGSFFAFAMWIGMGVYAIYDLLSTRAKVAGIAGAGLATVLGSGVPFIMAKQGWDDHNRSHRYTARDFAKNYLSSCAKNAILFTNGDNDTFPLWYCQEVEGYRTDVRVLNLSLLNTDWYIDQARRKAYDSDALPFSLTANDTRQGLGDQVFLGDAKAPAMDVSEAMRLIHNRDQQALELRRNQDDDKETFIDTLYRLPTRKFYLTVDKAAARATGAIPANMPDSLVLDRIEWTINKSYLLKSELMMMDLLATGKWKRPMYFAVTAGNDSYLGLDDYFQLEGLAYRLVPMRGDRRDEFAGGVVRCQPEKMYNTIMKDFKWGGLQDTTVSIYMDENNRRFTTNQRLQITSLARFLIDDGMKDKAVTLLDSCQRWMPVKHVPYEPVMTYMVEQYYRGGAPQKANKLSKSLAAYLEEEIRYTNRIMLKAQNAGEDADRELSRLEFSYFILYRNARDNGQTEIANELAKKAADMGIDFNNYEQPQRPQMQLPPAIQDSVLQPGQMPAAPVQGNGTAQPAAAPSAAPAVPAGDKPKQGGNGK from the coding sequence ATGAACTTAAGTTTCCGATTGTTGAATAACATTTTTGGCTGGGGAATTTTCCTCATCGCCGCGTTCACCTACTGCTCTACCATTGAGTCAACCACCAGTTTCTGGGACTGCGGCGAGTACATTGCCTGCGCCTACAAGCTGGAAGTGGGTCACCCGCCCGGAGCGCCTACCTTCCTTATCATTGGCCGTGCGTTTTCGCTCATGGCTGCTGATGAAAGCATGGTGGCCTACTGGGTAAACATGTCGTCGGCGCTTTCTTCGGCATTCACCATCCTGTTTATGTTCTGGTCGCTTACGCTGCTGGGCCGCCGTTTGGTAAATGCCATGGGGCAGGCTTTCGAAGGTGGCCGCATGTGGGCCGTACTGGGCTCGGCTGCCATCGGCAGTCTGGCCTACACGTTCTCCGACTCGTTCTGGTTCTCGGCCGTTGAAGGCGAAGTATATGCCATGTCGTCGTTCTTTACGGCCGTGGTATTCTGGGCCATTCTGCGCTGGGATGCCGACGACAGCGACCGTGCCGACCGCTGGCTGGTGTTTATTGCCTACATGGTTGGCCTTTCCATCGGTGTTCACTTACTTAACCTGCTGGCTATTCCGGCCATTGTGTTTGTGGTGTATTTCAAGAAATACAAACCCAGCACCCAGGGCGTACTCCTCACCGGTGTAATTTCAGTTATTCTGCTCGGCGCCATTCAAAACGGTATCATTCCCGGTATTGTAAGCGGCATTGCCAACTACGAGCTTTTCTTTGTAAATACTTTTGGTTTGCCCTTTAACTCGGGCACAATCATATTCATGCTGCTGCTCATCGGCTTTGTGGTTTCGGGTATTTACTACACCGTAACCGGCTCGGCACAAGTGCGCAAGATTTTCTACGTAAGCACAGGTCTTTTCTTCCTGTTTGCATTTCTGGGTGGGTTAATCTACACCAAATATGGAATGATCTTTATTACAGCGGCGGCCACAGGCGGTTTGATTTACTACTTCCGCAACAACCTGCGCGTGCTTAACACCGCACTTATGTCGTTTGCCGTGCTGCTTATCGGTTACTCTACCATTGCCGTACTTGTTATCCGTTCGCAGGCCAATACACCGATGGATGAAAACAACCCGGAAAACGCCATCAGCCTGCTTTCTTACCTTAACCGCGAACAGTATGGCGACTGGCCGTTGCTTTACGGCCCGTATTACAATGCCATGCTCGACGATCAGAATCCGGCCGACGATGGTGTGCCTGTATATGGCCGCAACGAAGTTACCGGCGAATATGGCATTGTGGACTCACGCAAGCAGTCGATTTACAATTTCGACGAGGAGCTGAGCACCCTGCTGCCGCGTATGTGGGAAATGAACAACCGCAGCCACGTGCCGGAATACGAGTACTGGGGCAACGTAAAGAAAAACCGCCGCAAAACACCGTATGTAGATCCGAAAACGGCCAATACCGAAGATCCGCAGCCGCTTTATGTACCTACGATGGGCGCCAACCTGCGCTACATGTTTAAGTTTCAGATGGGCTGGATGTACTGGCGCTATTTCGGCTGGAACTTTGTAGGCCGCCAGAACGATATTCAGGGCCACCAGCCCGGCCTGTACGGCGAGTCGATGTCGGGCATTACGGCACTTGACGGCAGCAAAATGAAAAACCAGCCCGTGCGTCTGGCCAACAACAAAGCCCGCAACGCATTCTTCTACCTGCCGCTGCTGCTGGGCATTATCGGGTTGCTCTTCCACTTCAGCCGCGACTGGCGCAGTGCGCTGGTAGTGCTGCTGCTGTTCCTGTTTACAGGCTTAGCCATTGTGTTTTATCTCAACCAGTATCCGCTGCAGCCGCGCGAACGTGACTACGCCTACGTGGGTTCGTTCTTTGCCTTTGCCATGTGGATTGGTATGGGCGTGTATGCCATTTATGATTTGCTGAGCACACGCGCAAAAGTGGCGGGCATTGCAGGCGCAGGCCTGGCTACCGTGCTTGGTTCAGGTGTGCCGTTTATCATGGCCAAACAGGGCTGGGATGATCACAACCGTTCACACCGTTATACTGCACGCGACTTCGCCAAGAACTACCTTTCTTCGTGCGCCAAAAATGCCATTCTGTTTACCAATGGCGATAACGACACCTTCCCGCTCTGGTATTGTCAGGAAGTAGAAGGCTATCGTACCGATGTACGCGTGCTTAACCTGAGCCTGCTTAATACCGACTGGTACATTGATCAGGCACGCCGCAAGGCTTATGATTCTGACGCGCTGCCGTTCTCGCTCACCGCAAACGACACCCGTCAGGGACTTGGCGATCAGGTTTTCCTTGGCGATGCAAAAGCTCCCGCTATGGATGTGAGCGAAGCCATGCGCCTGATTCACAACCGCGATCAGCAGGCACTTGAACTGCGCCGTAATCAGGACGACGACAAGGAAACCTTTATCGACACCCTTTACCGCCTGCCCACACGTAAATTCTACCTCACAGTGGACAAAGCCGCTGCGCGTGCCACCGGAGCCATTCCGGCCAACATGCCCGACAGCCTTGTGCTCGACCGCATTGAGTGGACCATCAACAAATCATACCTGCTCAAATCAGAGCTGATGATGATGGACCTGCTGGCTACCGGAAAATGGAAACGCCCGATGTACTTTGCCGTAACTGCCGGCAACGACAGCTACCTCGGCCTCGATGATTACTTCCAGCTCGAAGGCCTCGCCTACCGTCTTGTTCCCATGCGCGGCGACCGCAGAGACGAGTTTGCAGGCGGTGTAGTGCGCTGCCAGCCCGAAAAAATGTACAACACCATTATGAAAGATTTCAAATGGGGCGGGCTGCAGGATACTACGGTGTCTATTTACATGGACGAAAACAACCGTCGTTTTACCACCAACCAGCGTTTGCAAATTACCTCGCTTGCACGTTTCCTTATTGACGATGGCATGAAAGACAAGGCGGTGACGCTGCTTGACAGCTGCCAGCGCTGGATGCCGGTGAAACATGTGCCCTATGAGCCGGTAATGACCTACATGGTAGAGCAATACTACCGTGGCGGTGCGCCTCAAAAAGCCAACAAACTCTCGAAATCTCTTGCTGCTTATCTCGAAGAGGAAATCCGTTATACCAACCGGATAATGCTTAAAGCACAAAACGCCGGCGAAGATGCTGACCGCGAACTGAGCCGTCTCGAGTTTAGCTATTTCATCCTTTATCGCAACGCCCGCGACAACGGCCAAACGGAAATAGCGAACGAGCTTGCTAAAAAAGCGGCCGATATGGGCATTGATTTTAATAATTATGAGCAACCGCAGCGCCCGCAAATGCAACTGCCGCCAGCCATTCAGGACTCGGTACTGCAACCGGGGCAAATGCCTGCTGCACCCGTGCAGGGCAACGGTACTGCGCAGCCCGCTGCTGCGCCGTCTGCCGCACCTGCTGTGCCCGCGGGCGACAAACCCAAACAGGGTGGCAACGGAAAATAA